In Methylotenera sp. L2L1, the following proteins share a genomic window:
- the ampD gene encoding 1,6-anhydro-N-acetylmuramyl-L-alanine amidase AmpD, protein MENYAINNDGFVAHAQQIASPNFDARPDAEISLIVIHNISLPPSQYGGNGIIELFTNQLDPDEHPYYAGIYTHQVSAHFLIRRDGTLIQFVSCLNRAWHAGKSNWQSRERCNDFSVGIELEGSDFEAFEDAQYQTLNKLVTCLNNSYPIQAIVGHSDIAPDRKTDPGPYFDWQKLTHHHH, encoded by the coding sequence ATGGAAAATTACGCAATAAATAATGATGGTTTCGTGGCGCATGCGCAACAAATCGCATCCCCTAACTTTGATGCACGTCCCGATGCAGAGATTAGTTTGATTGTGATTCATAACATTAGCCTACCCCCAAGCCAATATGGTGGCAATGGCATTATTGAGCTTTTTACTAACCAGCTAGACCCTGATGAGCATCCTTATTATGCGGGCATTTACACCCATCAAGTGTCAGCCCATTTTCTAATCCGCCGTGACGGCACGCTCATACAGTTTGTGTCATGTCTGAACCGAGCATGGCATGCGGGTAAGTCTAATTGGCAATCGCGCGAACGTTGTAACGATTTCTCGGTCGGAATAGAGCTTGAGGGGTCTGATTTCGAAGCGTTTGAGGATGCCCAGTACCAAACCCTCAATAAATTAGTAACTTGCCTCAACAATAGCTACCCGATTCAAGCTATAGTAGGCCATTCAGACATTGCGCCAGACAGAAAAACTGACCCTGGCCCCTATTTTGACTGGCAAAAATTAACACACCACCATCATTAA
- a CDS encoding efflux RND transporter permease subunit produces MTLPELSIKRHVLAWMLSGVIVLFGIISYNRIGVDRLPAIDFPIIMVTTTLRGANPDVVDTSITSIIESAINTTPGIEHIQSSSSPGVSSISITFSLDKDIDVAYNEVQSKVNQVLRRLPTDTDPPSVQKVDTNASAVIWLALSGDRTIQQLNLYANNVLKKKFETINGVGEVSIGGRRDRVIRVNVNPERMAAYKLAATDLISAFNREHIQLPGGFLVSSQAEQLLKLDLEFHDINDLSNLIISTKDGVPIRLKDVAKVEDGLTDNRQIARYNGKPTVGLGMVKVANANTVEIIKEVERRLEQDIRPNLPPGLSLEISTNDSIFINQMVASLKEHLVEGTLFAALIVLIFMRSFSSTVMICLEIPVSLLGAIAVMYFAGYTFNSMTLLALLLLIGVVVDDAIVVRESILRHMSGEVGEALSPEDMKHPGKVALFRSQATKNGSNEVVFAVLASSLSLVCIFAPVIFMNGVIGMFFKSFAVVVTFGVLVSLFVSLTLTPMLCSRYLSVTHKENAAYRLTGRGLDYLDEQYKKLLKVTLRHRGFVLIFTAVFVAASGYLTLKYVEKDFVPESDESSFGISLKTPLGSSLDYTDSRLKMVEAILKNHPNEVDSYFSSIGTGSRGQVNEARVNVRLKPKELRTKSQQTLIKELKVELEQVPGARALAAPASVVRGQRSEKLQFNLTGNNLQELGRISKLLQQSLGDNPEMGRVDLDVQLDLPQLDVQIDRVRAATLGLNAQEIATAVSLYAGGINVAKYNEAVGDGQRYDVRIKATEGDLTNVTDLSKIYLRSDSGELVRLDAVAKFKQELGPAVIGRYDLQYAVNFYANPNMPLGEAVNLVKVAAATIVPPEYTLKLTGQAEEFGKTFKNIQFVFLLAFVLLYMVLASQFNSFVQPLLVMLAQPLAIIGGLIALLISGDSLNMYSMIGLVLLIGLVAKNSILLVDLTNQLLDKVRESGEIINKAHINAALSEACPVRLRPVLMTSLTIILALLPAAMGLGAGSETNKPLSVAIIGGMISSTLLTLVVVPAAYSLLIGWISQRHTSHHPTAQNT; encoded by the coding sequence ATGACGCTACCTGAACTCTCTATCAAACGCCATGTGCTGGCCTGGATGTTATCTGGCGTCATCGTGTTATTCGGCATTATCTCGTACAACCGTATTGGTGTAGACCGCCTCCCTGCGATTGATTTTCCAATCATCATGGTGACGACCACATTACGTGGCGCTAACCCTGATGTGGTTGACACCAGCATCACCAGCATCATTGAATCTGCCATCAACACTACGCCGGGCATTGAGCATATCCAGTCATCCTCGTCACCGGGCGTATCCAGTATCAGCATTACTTTTTCTTTGGATAAAGACATCGATGTTGCCTATAACGAGGTACAGTCTAAAGTAAATCAAGTACTGCGCCGCCTGCCCACCGACACCGACCCGCCCTCTGTTCAAAAGGTAGACACCAATGCCTCTGCTGTGATTTGGCTAGCCCTAAGTGGCGACCGTACTATCCAGCAACTCAACCTTTACGCGAATAATGTATTAAAGAAAAAATTTGAAACCATTAACGGCGTGGGAGAAGTGTCCATCGGAGGACGCCGTGATCGGGTGATTCGCGTCAATGTAAATCCTGAGCGTATGGCCGCTTACAAGCTTGCTGCCACTGACTTAATCAGCGCTTTTAACCGCGAGCATATTCAATTACCGGGTGGGTTTTTAGTCAGCTCACAAGCTGAACAGCTATTAAAACTCGATCTTGAATTTCATGACATTAACGATTTATCCAACTTAATTATTAGCACTAAAGATGGCGTGCCAATTCGGCTAAAAGATGTCGCCAAAGTTGAAGATGGCCTCACAGACAATCGCCAAATTGCCCGATACAATGGCAAGCCGACTGTCGGTTTAGGGATGGTGAAGGTGGCTAATGCCAATACGGTAGAGATTATTAAAGAAGTTGAGCGTAGGCTTGAACAGGATATACGCCCCAACCTGCCGCCTGGCCTCAGCCTAGAAATCTCGACTAACGACTCCATCTTCATTAATCAAATGGTGGCCTCTCTCAAAGAACACTTAGTGGAAGGCACCTTATTTGCAGCGTTAATTGTGCTGATTTTTATGCGTTCATTCAGCTCCACTGTGATGATTTGTCTCGAAATTCCAGTCTCGTTATTAGGTGCGATTGCGGTGATGTATTTTGCCGGCTATACATTCAATAGCATGACACTACTGGCACTATTACTGCTGATCGGTGTGGTGGTTGATGACGCAATTGTGGTGCGTGAAAGTATTCTGCGGCACATGTCTGGAGAAGTAGGCGAAGCTCTTAGCCCTGAGGATATGAAGCACCCTGGCAAAGTGGCTTTATTTCGCTCACAAGCCACTAAAAACGGTAGCAACGAAGTGGTGTTTGCCGTACTAGCTTCGTCATTATCACTGGTATGTATCTTTGCGCCAGTGATTTTTATGAACGGCGTGATTGGAATGTTCTTTAAATCCTTCGCCGTGGTTGTCACATTTGGCGTACTCGTTTCTCTATTCGTTTCACTCACCCTGACGCCTATGCTGTGCTCACGCTATTTAAGCGTAACGCATAAAGAAAATGCTGCATACCGCCTAACAGGGCGCGGATTAGACTACCTTGATGAGCAATATAAAAAACTACTGAAAGTGACACTGAGGCATCGGGGTTTTGTGCTGATATTCACTGCAGTATTTGTAGCAGCATCGGGTTATCTAACCCTTAAGTATGTAGAAAAAGACTTTGTACCAGAATCTGACGAAAGTAGTTTTGGTATCAGCCTGAAAACACCACTAGGTTCCAGCCTTGATTACACTGATTCCAGACTCAAGATGGTTGAAGCTATACTAAAAAATCATCCGAATGAAGTAGATAGTTATTTTTCATCAATAGGCACAGGCTCTCGTGGGCAAGTCAATGAGGCGCGAGTAAATGTGCGTCTAAAACCCAAAGAACTAAGGACAAAAAGCCAGCAAACCTTAATCAAAGAACTTAAAGTCGAGCTCGAACAAGTGCCTGGTGCGCGCGCACTGGCAGCACCCGCATCCGTGGTGCGTGGGCAACGCTCTGAAAAACTCCAATTCAATTTAACCGGCAATAATCTGCAAGAACTAGGGCGAATCTCTAAGCTATTGCAGCAATCATTAGGTGATAACCCAGAAATGGGCAGGGTGGATTTAGATGTACAGCTAGATTTACCACAGTTAGATGTACAAATAGACCGTGTACGTGCCGCCACACTGGGACTCAATGCTCAAGAAATTGCTACGGCAGTCAGTTTATATGCCGGCGGTATTAATGTAGCTAAATACAATGAAGCCGTAGGTGATGGCCAGCGTTATGACGTGCGCATTAAAGCTACCGAAGGAGATTTAACGAACGTCACGGATTTAAGTAAGATTTACCTGAGAAGTGACAGTGGGGAGCTGGTGCGTCTTGATGCCGTTGCTAAGTTTAAACAGGAGCTCGGCCCTGCCGTGATTGGCCGCTATGATTTGCAATATGCCGTCAACTTTTATGCAAACCCAAATATGCCGCTAGGTGAGGCGGTGAATTTAGTTAAAGTGGCAGCTGCTACCATCGTGCCGCCGGAATACACGCTAAAACTCACAGGCCAAGCAGAGGAGTTTGGTAAGACGTTTAAAAACATACAGTTTGTATTTCTACTCGCCTTTGTTTTACTGTACATGGTGCTAGCAAGCCAGTTTAATTCATTCGTTCAGCCTTTACTTGTGATGTTGGCTCAACCACTGGCGATTATCGGTGGCCTGATTGCACTGCTGATTTCAGGCGATAGCCTCAATATGTACTCCATGATTGGCTTGGTACTGCTAATAGGCTTGGTAGCTAAAAACTCGATTCTCTTGGTAGATTTAACCAATCAGCTGTTAGATAAAGTGAGAGAAAGTGGCGAAATAATTAACAAAGCGCATATTAATGCGGCGTTGAGCGAAGCTTGTCCGGTGCGTCTACGCCCAGTATTAATGACTTCACTCACCATCATTTTAGCGCTGCTTCCCGCGGCGATGGGTTTAGGTGCCGGCTCAGAAACCAACAAGCCGCTCTCAGTTGCGATTATAGGCGGGATGATTTCATCCACACTGCTGACGCTGGTGGTTGTCCCCGCGGCTTACTCCCTGCTCATCGGCTGGATTAGCCAGCGTCACACCAGCCATCACCCTACAGCACAAAACACTTAA
- a CDS encoding YjgN family protein: protein MSNRQTPVVFTGRAGEYFGIWIVNLLLSIVTLGIYSAWAKVRRNKYFYNNTLIDSVGFDYHASPIAILKGRIIAVVLFVLYQVFAGFSPIAAGILLVAFLFALPWIVIRGLMFNARNSSHRGLRFDFDGSYLQAALAFIVYPILVVITLGLALPFVAQRVNQFAFNHHKFGLSRFQMQALVKDFYMVYLKLAAVILAISLAIYLGVSSLASHHKHDTVSINQHSLQAQSTATEDGFIKVADTAETQSTADYLKDLSPEDRAEFEAQMKAYEAQIQDTESQSAESHAGEHVKKENPIEKMFGPYAAMLGPMIYAIFLGIALFYMAIIFLVTAYIRSRITNLIWNGTSLEHISFTSNQRMRDLVWLYFSNTIILFLTLGLATPWAQIRMARYRAERLVLTGETDWDKFVGEKKEMSRAMGEEIAEMFDVDLSFG, encoded by the coding sequence ATGTCAAATCGTCAAACGCCTGTTGTATTTACAGGCAGAGCAGGTGAGTACTTTGGTATTTGGATCGTCAACTTACTGCTGTCCATCGTCACCTTAGGTATTTATTCTGCATGGGCAAAAGTACGTCGGAATAAATATTTCTACAACAACACGCTGATTGACAGTGTGGGCTTTGATTATCATGCAAGCCCGATTGCGATTCTTAAAGGACGCATCATCGCAGTGGTGCTGTTTGTGCTCTATCAAGTGTTTGCCGGCTTTAGCCCAATTGCAGCAGGTATTCTATTAGTCGCATTTTTATTTGCTTTGCCGTGGATCGTAATACGCGGCCTCATGTTTAATGCGCGCAACTCCAGTCACCGCGGCTTAAGATTTGACTTTGATGGCAGCTATCTGCAGGCGGCTCTCGCGTTTATTGTGTATCCAATCTTAGTAGTGATCACATTAGGGCTTGCTTTACCGTTTGTTGCACAGCGCGTTAATCAGTTTGCTTTCAACCATCATAAGTTCGGCCTGAGCCGGTTTCAAATGCAAGCGCTAGTGAAAGACTTTTACATGGTTTACCTAAAACTAGCCGCTGTTATATTGGCGATTAGTTTAGCGATATACCTAGGTGTAAGTAGTTTGGCTAGCCATCACAAACATGACACTGTTAGCATTAATCAACACTCACTACAAGCCCAGTCCACTGCGACAGAAGATGGTTTTATTAAAGTAGCTGATACAGCAGAAACGCAATCCACAGCAGACTACCTGAAAGACTTAAGCCCAGAGGACCGTGCTGAATTTGAAGCGCAAATGAAAGCATACGAAGCACAAATACAAGATACTGAATCCCAAAGTGCCGAATCTCATGCTGGTGAGCATGTAAAAAAAGAAAACCCTATTGAAAAAATGTTTGGTCCGTATGCTGCGATGCTAGGCCCCATGATATATGCCATTTTTCTGGGTATTGCATTATTTTATATGGCCATAATTTTCTTAGTCACTGCGTATATCAGATCAAGAATTACCAATCTCATTTGGAACGGTACCTCACTTGAACATATTTCCTTTACCAGCAATCAACGCATGCGTGACTTAGTCTGGCTGTATTTTTCCAATACGATCATTCTGTTTCTGACATTAGGTTTAGCCACGCCTTGGGCCCAAATCAGAATGGCACGTTATCGTGCTGAGCGACTAGTCTTAACTGGCGAAACAGACTGGGATAAATTTGTGGGTGAGAAAAAAGAAATGTCACGCGCCATGGGCGAAGAAATTGCCGAAATGTTTGATGTAGATCTTTCTTTTGGTTAG
- a CDS encoding efflux RND transporter periplasmic adaptor subunit, which produces MQRIFSLTLLTFFASMLFACGANDENKQEANKNGPKPTLVTVSAVQDAPVEITEEGIGSLEGLVDPTLKAEVAARIIKVYVSPGDTVKQGQLVATLDPTEFNLQEREAQAEVGRIEALLNNQSKTVARNQALVDKKFISQTAVDTSVADQNVLKEQLVAAKARISTIRNSTGKTRIFAPTDGVVESKIVDTGEYVNVGDPIVQIISNKLLRAYIPFPERAGTQLKAGLKLRLTTPTSDTPVETVIRELKPLITASNRTIMVIADVKNVAGWQAGGSVNASVILGERASAMMVPEQSVILRPAGQVVYVVKDNIAYQAIVTTGLRKNGLIEITDGVSVNDVVVVDGAGFLTDKAPVKIASNSSTSR; this is translated from the coding sequence ATGCAAAGAATTTTTAGCCTGACTTTATTAACTTTTTTTGCCAGCATGCTCTTTGCATGTGGTGCAAATGATGAAAATAAACAAGAAGCCAATAAAAACGGGCCTAAACCTACGTTGGTGACCGTTTCCGCTGTGCAAGATGCACCTGTTGAAATAACGGAAGAGGGCATCGGCTCACTTGAAGGATTGGTTGACCCAACGCTCAAGGCAGAAGTTGCTGCGCGCATCATTAAGGTATATGTCAGCCCTGGTGACACGGTAAAACAAGGGCAACTTGTCGCCACACTAGACCCTACTGAATTTAATCTACAAGAGCGGGAAGCGCAGGCGGAAGTAGGACGCATTGAAGCACTATTGAATAATCAGTCCAAGACTGTTGCTCGGAATCAGGCCTTAGTCGATAAAAAATTTATTTCACAAACTGCTGTGGACACCAGTGTAGCGGATCAAAATGTACTTAAAGAGCAACTAGTCGCGGCCAAAGCGCGGATTAGTACCATTCGCAATAGCACTGGAAAAACCAGAATTTTCGCCCCTACTGACGGTGTGGTGGAAAGTAAGATTGTAGACACGGGAGAATATGTAAATGTTGGCGACCCGATTGTGCAAATCATTTCCAATAAACTGCTACGGGCTTACATTCCTTTTCCAGAGCGTGCCGGTACGCAACTTAAAGCGGGCTTAAAACTAAGACTCACCACACCGACAAGCGACACCCCGGTTGAAACAGTCATCCGTGAACTTAAGCCATTAATTACGGCAAGCAACCGCACGATTATGGTGATTGCTGATGTGAAGAATGTGGCAGGATGGCAAGCTGGTGGCAGCGTGAATGCCAGTGTTATTTTAGGTGAGCGTGCTTCTGCAATGATGGTGCCGGAACAAAGCGTGATATTGCGCCCAGCTGGGCAAGTCGTCTACGTCGTCAAAGACAACATCGCCTACCAAGCGATCGTCACAACAGGTTTACGTAAAAATGGCTTGATTGAGATTACTGACGGTGTCAGCGTGAACGATGTCGTCGTTGTCGATGGCGCGGGCTTTTTAACCGACAAGGCACCGGTCAAAATTGCCAGTAATTCCTCAACATCACGATAA